The proteins below are encoded in one region of Labeo rohita strain BAU-BD-2019 chromosome 15, IGBB_LRoh.1.0, whole genome shotgun sequence:
- the LOC127177055 gene encoding tripartite motif-containing protein 16 — MAESAASQYEDQFSCSVCLDRLKEPVTIPCGHSYCMSCITDCWEQKEQEPPYRCPQCRESFSQRPLLKKNTLIAEMMETLQKTSLQTAAVECDVCTTEKNRAVKSCLQCLASFCETHLQTHYQSPAFMKHKLVDASRNIQENICISHGKPLDIYCQYDHQCICYLCMIDNHHGHRVVSVDSEWTSKKKELKEIKEACQKLIQERERGQQELSEAVKLFKSSAQEAVENIEKVFTELICSLEKKHSEIKEQIRAQEKTEIDRAEELHKHLDQELTELRKRQTEIEKLLISDDQIHCLKSCQSVCVLPKFEDVPSITQHTHLSFKDISISAFREVLEDACQQQTDRIFREVSNVHVAQTPEPTTPNAFWQYFCELKLDPNTPNKELKLSEDKRKILYTYEAQKYPDHPEQFDMFPYIMCREGLYGRCYWEVECSGKNWAVAVCYKGIGRKENSDDCVLGLNKISWRLGYFLQNFCFLHDKAQVRIPPASRIGVYLDHRAGTLSFYRISKTMTLLHRVQTTFTEPLYPAFIAGVNSSVRIIEQRRICKTRNKYV, encoded by the exons CAGTCTGTTTGGATCGGCTGAAGGAGCCGGTGACGATtccctgtggacacagttactgtatgAGCTGTATTACTGACTGCTGGGAGCAGAAGGAGCAGGAGCCGCCGTACCGCTGTCCCCAATGCAGAGAGAGCTTCAGTCAGAGACCTCTACTGAAGAAGAACACTCTGATAGCTGAGATGATGGAGACGCTGCAGAAGACGTCCCTACAAACGGCTGCTGTGGAGTGTGATGTTTGCACTACAGAGAAGAACAGAGCTGTAAAGTCCTGTCTGCAGTGCTTGGCCTCCTTCTGTGAAACTCACCTGCAGACTCACTATCAATCTCCTGCGTTTATGAAGCACAAACTAGTTGATGCCTCCAGAAACATTCAGGAGAACATCTGCATCAGTCATGGGAAACCTCTGGATATTTACTGTCAGTATGATCATCAATGCATTTGTTATTTGTGTATGATTGATAATCATCATGGCCACAGAGTGGTGTCTGTGGATTCAGAATGGACTAGTAAAAAG AAAGAGTTAAAGGAGATAAAGGAGGCGTGTCAAAAGCTGATCCAGGAACGTGAGAGAGGTCAGCAGGAACTCAGTGAAGCTGTGAAGCTCTTTAAG AGTTCAGCACAAGAGGCTGTGGAGAACATTGAGAAGGTCTTCACTGAGCTCATCTGCTCTCTGGAGAAGAAACACTCTGAGATTAAAGAGCAGATCAGAGCTCAGGAGAAGACTGAGATAGATCGAGCAGAGGAACTTCACAAACATCTGGATCAAGAGCTGACAGAACTcagaaaaagacaaacagagATTGAGAAACTTCTGATTAGTGATGATCAGATCCACTGTCTGAAA AGCtgtcagtctgtgtgtgttttacccAAATTTGAAGACGTTCCCAGCATCACTCAACACACTCATCTGtcttttaaagacatttcaaTCTCAGCATTCAGAGAGGTTTTGGAGGATGCCTGTCAACAGCAAACAGACAGAATTTTTCGAGAAG TGTCAAATGTTCATGTTGCACAAACTCCAGAGCCAACAACTCCAAATGCATTTTGGCAAT ATTTCTGTGAACTGAAACTGGATCCAAACACTCCAAATAAAGAACTCAAACTGTCAGAAGACAAAaggaaaatattatatacatatgaaGCCCAGAAATATCCTGATCACCCAGAGCAATTTGATATGTTTCCCTACATCATGTGTAGAGAGGGTTTGTACGgtcgctgttactgggaggttgAGTGCAGTGGGAAAAACTGGGCAGTAGCAGTTTGTTACAAAGGAATTGGTCGTAAAGAAAACAGTGATGACTGTGTACTTGGCTTGAACAAAATTTCCTGGAGATTGGGCTATTTTCTGCAGAATTTCTGTTTCTTACATGATAAAGCACAGGTCCGTATCCCTCCTGCCTCTAGAATAGGAGTGTATCTGGATCACAGAGcgggaactctgtccttctacaggaTCTCTAAAACAATGACTCTTTTACACAGAGTCCAAACCACATTCACTGAACCACTCTACCCTGCATTTATAGCTGGAGTGAATTCTTCTGTCAGGATCATAGAGCAGAGGAGAATTTGTAAGACcagaaataaatatgtttga
- the LOC127177034 gene encoding tripartite motif-containing protein 16-like → MAESVSQYEDQFSCSICLDRLKEPVTIPCGHSYCMSCITDCWEQKEQEPPYRCPQCRESFSQRPLLKKNTLIAEMMETLQKTSLQTAAVECDVCTTEKNRAVKSCLQCLAAFCQTHLQLHYQSPVFMKHKLVEASRNIQENICISHGKPLDIYCQYDHQCICYLCMIDNHNGHRVVSVDSEWTSKKKELKEINAACEKLIQERERGQQELSEAVRLLKSSAQEAMENIENVFAELICSLEKKHSEIKEQIRAQEKTEIDRAEELHKHLDQELTELRKRQTEIEKLLITNDQLHCLKSCQSVCVLPTFEDVPSITQHTHLSFKDISISAFRDVLEDVYQHQTAGISRVSNVHVAESPEPKTPNDFLQYFCQLHLDPNTAQNNLILSEGNRKASHSNEVQQYPDHPERFDVYRHVLCREGLCGRCYWEVECSGNNWSVAVTYREISRKGQNNDCRLGFNNKSWRLTHCYQDFYVRHDHKQVNLSPFSFSRIGVYLDHRAGTLSFYSVSHTMTLLYTFQTTFTEPLYPAFGIGEGFIRIKKQRRTLKSHK, encoded by the exons atggccgaaTCAGTGAGTCAGTATGAGGATCAGTTCAGTTGTTCAATCTGTTTGGATCGGCTGAAGGAGCCAGTGACGATtccctgtggacacagttactgtatgAGCTGTATTACTGACTGCTGGGAGCAGAAGGAGCAGGAGCCGCCGTACCGCTGTCCCCAATGCAGAGAGAGCTTCAGTCAGAGACCTCTACTGAAGAAGAACACTCTGATAGCTGAGATGATGGAGACGCTGCAGAAGACGTCCCTACAAACGGCTGCTGTGGAGTGTGATGTTTGCACTACAGAGAAGAACAGAGCTGTAAAGTCCTGTCTGCAGTGTTTGGCCGCCTTCTGTCAAACTCACCTGCAGCTTCACTATCAATCTCCTGTGTTTATGAAGCACAAACTAGTTGAAGCCTCCAGAAACATTCAGGAGAACATCTGCATCAGTCATGGGAAACCTCTGGATATTTACTGTCAGTATGATCATCAATGCATTTGTTATTTGTGTATGATTGATAACCATAATGGCCACAGAGTGGTGTCTGTGGATTCAGAATGGACTAGTAAAAAg AAAGAGTTAAAGGAGATAAATGCGGCATGTGAAAAGCTGATCCAGGAGCGAGAGAGAGGTCAGCAGGAACTCAGTGAAGCTGTGAGGCTCCTTAAG AGTTCAGCACAAGAGGCCATGGAGAACATTGAGAATGTCTTCGCTGAGCTCATCTGCTCTCTGGAAAAGAAACACTCTGAGATTAAAGAGCAGATCAGAGCTCAGGAGAAGACTGAGATAGATCGAGCAGAGGAACTTCACAAACATCTGGATCAAGAGCTGACAGAACTcagaaaaagacaaacagagATTGAGAAACTTCTGATTACTAATGATCAGCTCCATTGTCTTAAG AGCtgtcagtctgtgtgtgttttaccaACATTTGAAGACGTTCCCAGCATCACTCAACACACTCATCTGtcttttaaagacatttcaaTCTCAGCATTCAGAGATGTTTTGGAGGACGTCTATCAACACCAAACAGCTGGAATATCTCGAG TGTCAAATGTCCATGTTGCAGAGTCTCCGGAACCTAAAactcctaatgattttttgcagt ATTTCTGTCAACTGCATCTAGATCCAAACACTGCACAAAATAACCTCATCTTGTCAGAAGGGAACAGAAAAGCATCACATTCAAATGAAGTCCAGCAATATCCTGATCACCCAGAACGATTTGATGTATATCGCCATGTACTGTGTAGAGAGGGTTTGTGTGGTCGATGTTATTGGGAGGTTGAATGCAGTGGGAACAACTGGTCTGTAGCAGTTACCTACAGAGAAATTAGTCGTAAAGGACAAAATAATGACTGCAGACTTGGGTTTAATAACAAGTCCTGGAGACTGACCCACTGTTACCAGGATTTCTATGTCAGACATGATCATAAACAAGTCAATCTCTCTCCTTTTAGTTTCTCTAGAATAGGAGTGTATCTGGATCACAgagcaggaactctgtccttctacagcgtctctcaCACAATGACTCTTCTTTACACATTCCAGACCACTTTCACTGAACCCCTCTACCCTGCATTTGGGATTGGAGAAGGTTTTATTAGGATCAAAAAGCAGAGGAGAACTCTCAAATCCCACAAATAA
- the si:ch211-276c2.4 gene encoding gastrula zinc finger protein XlCGF8.2DB isoform X1: MIKTEFIKEEIDDMSDSETSGMNHEDAEEQTDQMEVKEQRQELNEQEECHNFKTRSKKAKKWHTCSQCGKSFKLKSGLSNHLWCHSGEKPFNCRQCGKKYTSLSNLNLHLKVHSDERPYVCSVCGKSFSRLDCCKQHQKTHDEVRDHVCCECGKSFTTVGQLKQHQRIHTGERPYKCSYCDKSFTQPGNLKSHERVHTGEKPYQCTQCGESFKYSTILNYHMRVHSGEKPFICDQCGKEFNSSSNLKKHLRIHTDERPYVCSFCGKSFSLLVSCNRHQKIHTGERDHVCLECGKSYTTLGQLKCHQKIHTGEKPYKCSYCDKRFTLFSQQKSHERIHTGEKPYICTQCGESFRHSNSLVHHMKKHFPPSPSIHPVS, encoded by the exons ATGATAAAGACTgagtttattaaagaggagattGATGACATGAGCGATTCAGAAACATCTGGAATGAATCATGAAGATGCTgaagaacaaacag atcaaatgGAAGTGAAAGAACAAAGACAAGAGCTAAATGAGCAGGAGGAGTGTCATAACTTCAAAACTCGAagtaaaaaagccaaaaagtgGCACACCTGCTCACAGTGCGGAAAGAGTTTCAAACTTAAATCAGGCCTCAGTAATCATTTGTGGTGTCACTCTGGGGAAAAGCCATTTAACTGTCGTCAGTGTGGTAAAAAATATACCTCGTTATCAAATCTAAATCTTCACCTGAAAGTTCATTCGGATGAGAGGCCTTACGTGTGTTCtgtgtgtggaaagagtttctcaCGGCTGGACTGCTGTAAGCAGCATCAGAAAACACACGATGAAGTGAGAGATCATGTTTGTTGTGAGTGTGGGAAGAGCTTTACTACAGTGGGACAGCTGAAACAGCATCaaagaattcacactggagaaagacCTTACAAGTGCTCATATTGCGACAAGAGCTTCACTCAGCCTGGAAACCTGAAATCACACGAGCGAGTtcatactggagagaagccgtacCAGTGTACTCAGTGTGGAGAGAGTTTCAAATATTCAACTATTCTCAATTATCACATGCGTGTTCACTCTGGAGAAAAGCCATTCATTTGTGATCAGTGTGGCAAAGAGTTTAACTCATCATCAAATCTGAAAAAACACCTGAGAATCCATACGGATGAGAGACCTTATGTGTGTTCTTTTTGTGGGAAGAGTTTTTCCCTGTTGGTCAGTTGTAATCGGCACCAGAAAATACACACTGGTGAAAGAGATCATGTGTGTTTGGAGTGTGGGAAGAGCTACACTACACTTGGCCAACTGAAGTGCCACCAAAAAATTCACACTGGGGAAAAACCTTACAAGTGCTCATATTGCGACAAGAGATTCACTCTGTTTTCACAACAGAAATCACATGAACGAATTCATACCGGAGAGAAGCCGTACATTTGTACTCAGTGTGGAGAGAGCTTTAGACATTCAAACTCTTTAGTGCATCATATGAAAAAGCATTTTCCACCaagtccatccattcatccagtAAGTTAG
- the si:ch211-276c2.4 gene encoding gastrula zinc finger protein XlCGF8.2DB isoform X2, producing MIKTEFIKEEIDDMSDSETSGMNHEDAEEQTDQMEVKEQRQELNEQEECHNFKTRSKKAKKWHTCSQCGKSFKLKSGLSNHLWCHSGEKPFNCRQCGKKYTSLSNLNLHLKVHSDERPYVCSVCGKSFSRLDCCKQHQKTHDEVRDHVCCECGKSFTTVGQLKQHQRIHTGERPYKCSYCDKSFTQPGNLKSHERVHTGEKPYQCTQCGESFKYSTILNYHMRVHSGEKPFICDQCGKEFNSSSNLKKHLRIHTDERPYVCSFCGKSFSLLVSCNRHQKIHTGERDHVCLECGKSYTTLGQLKCHQKIHTGEKPYKCSYCDKRFTLFSQQKSHERIHTGEKPYICTQCGESFRHSNSLVHHMKKHFPPSPSIHPI from the exons ATGATAAAGACTgagtttattaaagaggagattGATGACATGAGCGATTCAGAAACATCTGGAATGAATCATGAAGATGCTgaagaacaaacag atcaaatgGAAGTGAAAGAACAAAGACAAGAGCTAAATGAGCAGGAGGAGTGTCATAACTTCAAAACTCGAagtaaaaaagccaaaaagtgGCACACCTGCTCACAGTGCGGAAAGAGTTTCAAACTTAAATCAGGCCTCAGTAATCATTTGTGGTGTCACTCTGGGGAAAAGCCATTTAACTGTCGTCAGTGTGGTAAAAAATATACCTCGTTATCAAATCTAAATCTTCACCTGAAAGTTCATTCGGATGAGAGGCCTTACGTGTGTTCtgtgtgtggaaagagtttctcaCGGCTGGACTGCTGTAAGCAGCATCAGAAAACACACGATGAAGTGAGAGATCATGTTTGTTGTGAGTGTGGGAAGAGCTTTACTACAGTGGGACAGCTGAAACAGCATCaaagaattcacactggagaaagacCTTACAAGTGCTCATATTGCGACAAGAGCTTCACTCAGCCTGGAAACCTGAAATCACACGAGCGAGTtcatactggagagaagccgtacCAGTGTACTCAGTGTGGAGAGAGTTTCAAATATTCAACTATTCTCAATTATCACATGCGTGTTCACTCTGGAGAAAAGCCATTCATTTGTGATCAGTGTGGCAAAGAGTTTAACTCATCATCAAATCTGAAAAAACACCTGAGAATCCATACGGATGAGAGACCTTATGTGTGTTCTTTTTGTGGGAAGAGTTTTTCCCTGTTGGTCAGTTGTAATCGGCACCAGAAAATACACACTGGTGAAAGAGATCATGTGTGTTTGGAGTGTGGGAAGAGCTACACTACACTTGGCCAACTGAAGTGCCACCAAAAAATTCACACTGGGGAAAAACCTTACAAGTGCTCATATTGCGACAAGAGATTCACTCTGTTTTCACAACAGAAATCACATGAACGAATTCATACCGGAGAGAAGCCGTACATTTGTACTCAGTGTGGAGAGAGCTTTAGACATTCAAACTCTTTAGTGCATCATATGAAAAAGCATTTTCCACCaagtccatccattcatcca